A window of Bacteroidota bacterium contains these coding sequences:
- a CDS encoding Zn-dependent hydrolase, protein MRMRKWAAGLALLCLVTEPLAAQDLKEVRVNGARLWEHLMRLGQIGRTPAGGVSRLAYTEADRQGRAFVAELMRQAGMTVRIDAAGNIIGRYPGRHDDRPPIAMGSHIDSVPEGGAFDGCLGVLAAIEVVRTLAERGIRLAHPLEVLVFANEEGGLVGSRALVGALTPEILAQRSQSGVLVSEGIRAIGGDPDRLPEARRRPGDYTAYLELHIEQGGLLEREGASIGIVEGIVGIRWWDVLVEGFANHAGTTPMRERRDALVAAAEFVLAVHRLMLQTPGRQVGTVGRLEVEPGARNVIPARVRMSLEIRDLEMAKIDSLFVVLQAEAEAIARRTGTRFFFRPAPTVSVAVPTHPELRLRIREAAERLGLSYRFMPSGAGHDAQNMAQLAPMGMIFIPSVGGISHAPQEYSRPEDVARGANVLLQTILLLDQRPPGR, encoded by the coding sequence ATGAGGATGCGCAAGTGGGCAGCAGGGCTTGCGCTGCTATGCCTGGTCACGGAGCCTCTTGCGGCTCAGGACCTGAAGGAGGTGCGCGTAAACGGCGCCCGGCTGTGGGAGCACCTCATGCGCCTGGGGCAGATCGGACGGACCCCGGCTGGCGGGGTGAGCCGTTTGGCCTACACGGAGGCCGATCGCCAGGGCCGCGCCTTTGTAGCGGAGCTCATGCGCCAGGCGGGCATGACGGTGCGCATAGATGCGGCCGGGAACATAATCGGCCGCTATCCGGGTCGCCACGACGACCGTCCGCCGATCGCGATGGGCTCGCACATCGACTCCGTTCCCGAGGGCGGGGCCTTCGACGGCTGCCTGGGGGTATTGGCGGCGATCGAGGTGGTGCGCACGCTTGCGGAGCGGGGTATACGGCTTGCGCACCCCTTGGAGGTGTTGGTTTTTGCCAACGAGGAAGGGGGGCTCGTGGGCAGCCGGGCCCTGGTGGGCGCCCTTACGCCTGAGATCTTGGCCCAGCGCAGCCAAAGCGGCGTGCTCGTCTCCGAAGGCATTCGGGCTATCGGCGGGGATCCGGATCGGCTGCCGGAGGCCCGGCGCCGTCCAGGCGATTACACGGCCTACCTGGAGCTGCACATCGAACAAGGGGGGCTTTTGGAGCGCGAAGGCGCCTCGATCGGTATCGTGGAGGGCATCGTGGGGATTCGCTGGTGGGACGTCCTCGTAGAGGGCTTCGCCAATCACGCCGGTACCACACCCATGCGAGAGCGCCGAGATGCCCTGGTGGCCGCCGCGGAGTTCGTGCTCGCCGTCCATCGGCTTATGCTCCAGACTCCGGGCCGACAGGTGGGCACGGTTGGCAGGCTGGAGGTAGAGCCGGGGGCGCGCAACGTGATCCCGGCTCGGGTGCGCATGAGCCTGGAGATTCGGGACCTGGAGATGGCCAAAATCGACTCGCTCTTCGTCGTCCTGCAGGCCGAGGCTGAGGCGATCGCACGGCGAACGGGTACGCGCTTCTTTTTCCGCCCGGCGCCCACGGTATCGGTTGCCGTGCCCACGCATCCGGAGTTGCGTCTGCGCATCCGCGAGGCGGCCGAGCGGCTGGGGCTTTCTTACCGCTTTATGCCCAGCGGGGCCGGTCATGATGCGCAAAATATGGCCCAGCTGGCCCCGATGGGGATGATCTTCATTCCCAGCGTGGGGGGCATTAGCCACGCCCCGCAAGAGTACTCCAGGCCCGAGGACGTGGCACGCGGGGCGAACGTGCTGTTGCAGACGATTCTGCTGCTAGATCAGAGGCCCCCCGGGCGCTAG
- a CDS encoding gliding motility protein GldC, whose protein sequence is MSASGTARIVLEVELNAQRIPMRLRWQATEEAEEFQSCTAVLLSLWDKRQRQSLGLDLWTPEMEVPDMHALYYQTFLRLADTLERAVHDAELADQIRAFARSFAQQAAARLARPSSDPG, encoded by the coding sequence GTGTCGGCCTCGGGTACAGCCCGGATAGTGCTCGAGGTGGAGCTCAACGCGCAGCGGATTCCTATGCGCCTCCGCTGGCAGGCCACAGAGGAGGCCGAGGAGTTCCAGTCGTGCACCGCCGTGTTGCTCTCGCTTTGGGATAAACGGCAACGGCAGTCACTGGGCCTGGATCTGTGGACGCCGGAGATGGAGGTGCCTGATATGCACGCGCTATATTATCAAACCTTCCTCCGGCTAGCTGATACCCTGGAACGGGCCGTACACGATGCCGAGCTGGCTGATCAGATCCGCGCCTTTGCGCGATCTTTTGCTCAGCAAGCGGCCGCGCGTTTGGCCCGTCCGTCAAGTGATCCTGGCTAG
- a CDS encoding DUF2459 domain-containing protein, with protein sequence MVQIAWHTGILVPVETFRRFAPDLEAWLPSGGRWLDWGWGDAAYYPAERPTLGMALRAVLWPTPSALRIEALADLSIERYDRWAKVQVSDSGLARLTRFLRSALVLDANGRPQLLLVPQGRVRFYSARGRYHGLRTCNTWAAEALAQAGIPICPVGIVWAEQLFWALEEAQGKRANLNRP encoded by the coding sequence GTGGTGCAGATCGCCTGGCACACCGGGATCTTGGTGCCGGTCGAAACCTTCAGGCGTTTTGCTCCGGACCTAGAGGCTTGGCTACCCTCCGGGGGGAGATGGCTGGACTGGGGCTGGGGGGATGCGGCGTATTATCCAGCTGAGCGCCCTACGCTCGGCATGGCCCTGCGCGCCGTGCTGTGGCCCACGCCGAGCGCACTGCGCATCGAGGCGCTCGCCGATCTCTCAATAGAACGCTACGATCGTTGGGCTAAGGTACAGGTGAGCGACTCAGGCCTTGCCCGACTTACGCGGTTTCTGCGCAGCGCGCTCGTTTTGGATGCAAACGGACGCCCCCAACTGCTGCTCGTCCCACAAGGGCGCGTACGCTTCTATAGCGCACGCGGCCGCTATCATGGCCTGCGCACCTGCAACACTTGGGCGGCGGAAGCCTTGGCTCAGGCTGGGATTCCAATCTGTCCGGTTGGAATAGTGTGGGCGGAGCAGCTGTTTTGGGCTCTGGAGGAGGCTCAGGGGAAGCGGGCAAACCTAAACCGTCCCTAA
- a CDS encoding RagB/SusD family nutrient uptake outer membrane protein, translating to MRTYILLAAGLLGAGCDLLSLKANNPNNVLEEDLASPAAATAIANGAEATVTRALGAILAPYSTASDELKWVGSRDSWRDLDWGKVNDIYNEFTDNAFTYVAEARWTADKAIERLEAFRSQGALRTPVDLARVYAYAAIIYITIADMFDDFAFSDRTQPGPNIGRDRIPELYDRAVDYCTKGIAVAQAAGNALWETRLLALRARARYSKALRAKLRPGQVDTANPLVNDAGANADAQAALTRMGTADFVFRLETSPATPDLIVGDMSMALQVNFRLEMRIGDDYIVPTADDKKVASVRLRDPIDNVVDPKLAREIEEFTRAERYAPMTVVSRREMHLILAEAALARGDVAEFRNQINAIRTLDRLSAYTGQIPARDMLIHARRVNLFLQGRRLADHYRFAQYPREWVSGYFRPGEFFPITISERRANPLVK from the coding sequence ATGCGCACCTACATTCTATTGGCCGCGGGGTTATTGGGGGCCGGATGCGACCTGCTGAGCCTCAAGGCCAACAATCCTAACAACGTGCTAGAAGAAGATCTCGCCAGCCCAGCTGCGGCTACGGCGATCGCCAACGGAGCTGAGGCCACCGTGACAAGAGCTTTGGGGGCGATCCTAGCTCCCTATTCGACGGCCTCTGATGAGCTCAAATGGGTCGGCTCGCGCGACTCCTGGCGCGACCTGGATTGGGGCAAGGTAAACGACATCTATAACGAGTTTACCGACAACGCCTTCACGTACGTGGCCGAAGCACGCTGGACGGCCGATAAGGCCATTGAGCGCCTAGAGGCCTTTCGCAGCCAGGGCGCGCTCCGCACTCCGGTGGATTTAGCTCGGGTTTACGCCTACGCGGCGATCATCTATATCACGATCGCCGATATGTTCGATGACTTCGCCTTCTCCGATCGTACCCAGCCCGGTCCCAACATCGGGCGCGATCGGATCCCGGAGCTCTATGATAGAGCGGTCGACTACTGCACCAAGGGGATCGCCGTAGCGCAAGCGGCCGGGAATGCGCTCTGGGAGACGCGCTTGCTTGCGCTGCGCGCGCGCGCCCGCTACTCCAAGGCCCTCAGGGCCAAGCTGCGGCCCGGACAGGTCGATACGGCCAATCCCTTGGTCAACGACGCGGGGGCCAATGCCGATGCGCAGGCGGCGCTAACCCGTATGGGAACAGCCGACTTCGTCTTTCGGCTCGAGACCTCACCCGCCACGCCCGACCTCATCGTGGGCGATATGAGCATGGCCCTGCAGGTCAACTTCCGTCTTGAGATGCGTATCGGGGACGACTACATCGTGCCCACGGCCGACGATAAGAAGGTGGCCTCGGTGAGGCTGCGGGATCCAATAGACAACGTCGTAGACCCGAAGCTGGCCCGCGAGATCGAGGAATTCACCCGAGCGGAGCGTTACGCGCCCATGACCGTGGTATCTCGCCGCGAGATGCACCTGATCTTGGCCGAAGCTGCCTTGGCCCGAGGCGATGTGGCGGAGTTTCGCAATCAGATCAACGCCATCCGCACGCTAGATCGGCTCTCGGCGTATACGGGTCAGATTCCAGCTCGCGACATGCTCATTCACGCCCGACGGGTGAACCTCTTCCTACAAGGCCGTCGTCTGGCCGACCACTATCGGTTCGCCCAATACCCGCGCGAGTGGGTCTCGGGCTATTTCAGGCCTGGGGAGTTCTTCCCCATCACGATCTCCGAGCGGCGGGCCAACCCGCTGGTGAAGTAG
- a CDS encoding SusC/RagA family TonB-linked outer membrane protein, which produces MTRALRRFMGAFLGFWLLPLSLWAQQTGSIQGRVTDSRTGEPIPGANVVIRGTQLGAATDLNGRYTIPRVPAGTHVLEARFVGYRLATRQVTVRAGETATADFVLEETALQLNEVVVTGAGGPVEKRKLGNTIATINTAQLETVPALNISEILAGREPGVVSLPSGGITGEGARIRIRGSASLTQLNEPIVYIDGVRVDRGGGFSGFVGTGGGGSPSRLDDINPDAIERVEILKGAAAATLYGTEASNGVIQIFTRKGAVGAPRFDFQVQQAFSNYPKVFKPMTSWFRTQAQADTVSKYLGGRYRQYDLVSYNFVHDLYETGRGQTYSASISGGATGVTYFINGRWQYEDGPFGGKKIPMPPGYSVRARDILSRIQTSANVNVFPSDKLQLRVTTGYTDFHLETFQNNNNIYGVESLTMFARVHLIRFNNPTGSPSFASVPEVLQQTVTQDTRHFNGSFGMNWRPLGSLTIDGTFGVDYTNQQDISERPFGWNINNFTSAEVEGARRTGDLNRLHLTLDLKATLINRIGENLESTFLAGLQGFAIRSVERGALGRRFPGPGINVAGGASEKDVSEFFLENKNLGVFAQEQIGFQNFVFLTLGARYDANSAFGSEFKGVLYPKISLSVVPSDAAFWRPLGPVSSLRLRAALGQSGLQPGAFDALTTYVPLASITGPGLAPGNLGNPKLKPEVSTEWEVGLELGLLNDRYALQATYWDRTVRDALVARQFPFTGGFRARQLDNIGKLKGKGVELGLNAFVVNQQNLSINLFANASYLWERVISLGGAPPIFIAGTYPRYRNFIREGYAPGATFGPKLRAVEPGRYPIDTNRDGRPDTRDELLSYFRGLSATALVSRANVLGASPLADLNGFLLWQANEQGNVLENYLGKPQPDWMGSFGFTINFLRSFSLYALFEYKFGNYTVTNLTDAFRRANPLIGMNTPEAAQAERDFATGGLDANNQPKNDPEVRLKAFEQYLKLVDLYPGGAAGANSHEPGDFLRWRELSLTYTVSPQFIRQYGLRNMSLTISGRNLAIWTKFSGIDPEVNAVGRGSGGTLYQNFLDSVEAFGLPIPRRIQFSLRFGF; this is translated from the coding sequence ATGACGCGCGCGCTACGTCGCTTCATGGGCGCCTTTTTGGGGTTCTGGTTGCTGCCCCTGTCGCTATGGGCTCAGCAGACCGGTTCCATCCAAGGGCGCGTAACGGACTCCCGCACAGGCGAACCTATCCCCGGCGCAAACGTGGTTATCCGCGGCACGCAGCTGGGCGCCGCAACGGACTTGAACGGGCGCTATACGATCCCTCGCGTGCCGGCGGGCACGCATGTGCTCGAGGCCCGGTTCGTAGGCTATCGCCTGGCCACGCGCCAGGTAACCGTGCGGGCTGGTGAGACCGCCACGGCCGATTTTGTGCTCGAAGAGACCGCGCTCCAACTCAACGAGGTCGTGGTCACGGGGGCCGGCGGTCCAGTGGAGAAGCGTAAACTCGGCAACACAATCGCCACAATCAACACGGCGCAATTGGAGACCGTGCCGGCCCTGAATATCTCGGAGATCCTGGCCGGCCGTGAGCCGGGTGTGGTGAGCCTGCCCTCTGGCGGTATTACGGGAGAAGGGGCGCGCATCCGCATCCGAGGCTCGGCGAGCCTAACCCAGCTTAATGAGCCCATTGTCTACATAGACGGCGTGCGCGTAGATCGAGGAGGGGGATTTAGCGGCTTTGTGGGCACTGGCGGCGGTGGATCTCCCTCTCGGCTTGATGATATCAATCCGGATGCCATCGAGCGCGTTGAGATCCTAAAGGGCGCCGCGGCCGCCACACTTTACGGAACTGAGGCCTCCAATGGCGTGATCCAGATCTTCACCCGAAAGGGTGCTGTTGGGGCTCCGCGCTTTGATTTTCAAGTCCAGCAGGCCTTCAGCAACTACCCCAAGGTCTTCAAACCCATGACGAGCTGGTTCCGTACTCAGGCGCAGGCCGACACGGTCAGCAAGTACCTGGGGGGTAGGTATCGGCAGTACGACCTGGTCAGCTACAACTTCGTGCATGATCTCTATGAAACCGGGCGTGGTCAGACCTACTCAGCCTCCATTAGCGGTGGGGCCACCGGGGTAACGTACTTCATCAACGGTCGCTGGCAGTACGAGGATGGGCCTTTTGGAGGCAAGAAGATCCCTATGCCCCCCGGCTATAGCGTGCGCGCTCGCGACATCCTGAGCCGCATCCAGACTTCGGCTAACGTCAACGTGTTTCCGTCGGATAAGTTGCAGCTGCGCGTCACGACCGGGTACACGGACTTCCATCTGGAGACCTTCCAGAACAACAACAACATTTATGGGGTTGAGTCCCTGACGATGTTTGCGCGGGTCCATCTGATCCGCTTCAACAACCCGACGGGAAGCCCCTCCTTTGCCTCCGTGCCGGAGGTGCTGCAGCAGACCGTCACGCAAGATACGCGGCATTTCAACGGTTCCTTCGGGATGAACTGGCGCCCCCTAGGAAGCCTCACGATCGACGGTACCTTCGGGGTGGACTATACGAACCAACAGGATATCTCGGAGCGTCCCTTTGGATGGAACATCAACAATTTTACCTCGGCAGAGGTGGAGGGGGCGCGTCGTACGGGGGATCTGAATCGGCTGCATCTGACTCTAGATCTAAAGGCCACCTTGATCAATCGGATCGGGGAGAATCTAGAGTCCACCTTCCTGGCCGGCCTACAGGGCTTTGCCATTCGCTCTGTTGAGCGCGGAGCTCTGGGTCGGCGCTTCCCGGGCCCGGGCATCAACGTGGCCGGCGGCGCCTCGGAGAAAGACGTCTCCGAGTTTTTCCTGGAGAACAAAAACTTGGGTGTCTTCGCCCAAGAACAGATTGGCTTTCAGAACTTCGTCTTCTTGACCTTGGGCGCCCGCTATGACGCCAACAGCGCCTTTGGCTCGGAGTTCAAGGGCGTTCTGTACCCGAAGATCTCGCTTTCGGTTGTGCCTTCGGATGCCGCCTTCTGGCGGCCTCTGGGCCCGGTCTCCTCGCTGCGCCTGCGCGCAGCCTTAGGCCAGTCGGGTCTGCAGCCGGGCGCCTTTGATGCGCTCACCACCTATGTACCTCTGGCCTCGATTACAGGTCCCGGTCTTGCCCCCGGCAACCTGGGCAATCCTAAGCTCAAACCCGAGGTGTCGACCGAGTGGGAGGTGGGCCTGGAGCTAGGGCTTTTGAATGACCGCTACGCCCTACAGGCCACGTACTGGGATCGGACTGTGCGGGATGCGCTCGTAGCGCGCCAGTTTCCCTTCACCGGCGGCTTCCGGGCCCGGCAGCTCGACAACATCGGCAAGCTCAAGGGCAAAGGAGTAGAGCTGGGGCTCAACGCCTTCGTGGTCAATCAGCAAAACCTCTCCATAAACCTCTTTGCCAACGCTTCCTACCTGTGGGAGCGGGTGATCTCGCTCGGCGGCGCTCCGCCCATCTTTATTGCGGGCACGTATCCGCGTTATCGGAACTTTATCCGCGAAGGGTATGCGCCGGGCGCCACCTTTGGGCCCAAGCTCCGAGCAGTCGAACCCGGTCGTTATCCGATCGATACCAACCGAGACGGCAGACCTGATACCCGGGATGAGCTGCTCAGTTACTTCCGTGGCCTGAGCGCCACCGCCCTCGTAAGCCGCGCCAACGTGCTCGGGGCTAGCCCCTTGGCGGACCTGAACGGCTTCTTGCTGTGGCAGGCTAACGAGCAGGGTAATGTGCTGGAGAATTACCTCGGCAAGCCGCAGCCGGACTGGATGGGCTCCTTTGGGTTCACGATCAACTTCCTCAGGAGCTTCTCGCTGTACGCGCTCTTCGAGTACAAGTTCGGCAACTACACCGTCACGAACCTAACCGATGCCTTCCGGCGCGCCAATCCGCTCATCGGGATGAACACCCCTGAGGCGGCGCAGGCCGAGCGCGACTTCGCCACAGGCGGCTTGGACGCGAACAACCAGCCCAAGAATGATCCCGAAGTGCGGCTAAAAGCCTTTGAACAATACCTCAAGCTCGTAGACCTCTATCCAGGCGGTGCGGCCGGCGCCAATTCCCATGAGCCCGGTGACTTCCTGCGTTGGCGCGAGCTGAGCCTAACCTACACGGTATCGCCGCAGTTCATCCGGCAGTACGGACTCCGAAACATGTCCCTTACGATTTCGGGCCGTAACCTGGCGATTTGGACGAAGTTCTCGGGCATCGACCCGGAGGTGAATGCCGTTGGGCGCGGTTCAGGTGGCACACTATACCAGAACTTCCTCGACAGCGTGGAGGCTTTCGGCCTACCGATTCCGCGCCGAATCCAGTTTAGCTTGCGTTTCGGGTTCTAA
- a CDS encoding SDR family oxidoreductase: MRRYSRPRTLITGGAGFLGSHLCDRLLAEGHEVICMDNFITGTPDNIAHLFGHSRFFFVQHDVTTFMYVEGPLDFVLHFASPASPADYLRYPIQTLKVGALGTHKALGLAKAKGARFLLASTSEVYGDPLVHPQPETYWGNVNPIGLRGVYDEAKRFAEAMTMAYHRYHGLDTRIARIFNTYGPRMRLDDGRALPNFMRQALTGEPITVYGDGLQTRSFCYVDDMVEGIYRLLLSTEVEPVNLGNPDEVSLLELAYEIKSLTQSPSPIVFKPLPADDPKVRRPDIAKARRLLGWEPRVSRREGLERTLRYFKERLGLPV; encoded by the coding sequence ATGCGACGGTACTCAAGGCCGCGCACCCTGATTACGGGCGGAGCGGGGTTTTTGGGTTCGCACCTCTGCGATCGGCTCTTAGCCGAAGGGCATGAGGTGATCTGCATGGACAACTTTATTACAGGCACTCCGGACAACATCGCTCACCTTTTTGGCCATTCTCGATTTTTCTTCGTTCAGCACGACGTCACAACCTTCATGTACGTGGAGGGTCCGCTGGACTTCGTCCTGCACTTCGCCTCACCGGCCAGTCCCGCGGACTACCTGCGCTATCCCATCCAGACCCTCAAAGTCGGAGCGCTGGGCACGCATAAGGCTTTGGGGCTCGCCAAAGCCAAAGGCGCCCGTTTCCTACTCGCCTCCACAAGCGAAGTCTACGGCGATCCGCTTGTGCACCCGCAGCCGGAAACGTACTGGGGCAACGTCAACCCCATCGGATTGCGCGGAGTTTATGATGAAGCCAAGCGCTTCGCCGAGGCCATGACGATGGCTTATCATCGCTATCATGGGCTGGATACGCGCATTGCGCGCATCTTCAATACCTACGGACCGCGCATGCGGCTCGATGACGGACGGGCCCTACCCAACTTCATGCGCCAGGCCCTTACGGGAGAGCCTATTACCGTCTACGGAGACGGCCTGCAGACCCGCTCTTTCTGTTACGTCGACGATATGGTGGAGGGCATCTACCGGTTGCTGCTCTCTACGGAGGTGGAGCCCGTTAATTTGGGCAACCCGGATGAGGTTTCCTTGCTGGAATTGGCCTACGAGATCAAGTCCCTCACCCAAAGCCCGAGTCCCATCGTCTTTAAGCCGCTTCCGGCTGATGATCCCAAAGTACGGCGGCCCGATATCGCAAAGGCCCGTCGGCTGTTGGGCTGGGAGCCCCGTGTAAGCCGGCGCGAGGGGCTGGAACGAACCCTACGGTACTTTAAAGAGCGACTCGGCCTGCCGGTTTGA
- a CDS encoding UDP-glucose/GDP-mannose dehydrogenase family protein produces MKLAIVGTGYVGLVTGVCFADSGHEVICVDVDAEKIRRLTAGQIPIFEPGLEVLFERSRREGRLHFTTDLAEAVSRSDVVFLALPTPPDADGAADLRYVLEVADQIGPLVDRYKLIVTKSTVPVGTAELVRERIGRKARAEFDVASNPEFLREGAAVEDFLKPERVIVGASSPRAIEILRQLYEPFVRQGNPILVMDERSAELTKYAANAFLAMRISFMNEIALICERVGANVDWVRRGIGTDSRIGPRFLFPGVGYGGSCFPKDVKALIQMARAHGYEFRILKAVDEVNRRQREHFLQRILDYLGADLKGRTLAIWGLAFKPNTDDIREAPALYFLDRLLEAGASLRVYDPEAMRNVRALYGDRLYYARHLYDAVEGAEALLILTEWNEFRRPDLERVRALLSRPVIFDGRNVYDPEAMRALGFTYFSIGRPTVLQQTPVSES; encoded by the coding sequence ATGAAGCTTGCTATTGTCGGGACCGGCTATGTAGGGCTTGTGACCGGCGTCTGTTTCGCGGACTCCGGCCATGAGGTGATCTGCGTTGACGTGGACGCCGAAAAAATCCGCCGCCTTACGGCGGGTCAGATTCCGATCTTCGAACCGGGGCTAGAGGTGCTCTTTGAGCGCAGCCGTCGGGAGGGGCGCCTGCACTTTACCACGGACCTGGCCGAGGCCGTTAGCCGAAGCGACGTGGTGTTTTTGGCCTTGCCCACCCCGCCGGACGCAGACGGAGCCGCGGATCTGCGTTATGTATTGGAGGTGGCCGATCAGATTGGCCCCCTTGTGGATCGCTACAAACTCATTGTCACCAAAAGCACTGTGCCGGTGGGCACAGCCGAGCTTGTGCGCGAGCGCATCGGCCGAAAGGCCCGCGCGGAGTTTGATGTGGCCTCCAATCCCGAGTTCTTGCGCGAGGGGGCGGCCGTGGAGGACTTCCTGAAGCCCGAGCGCGTTATCGTCGGCGCCTCAAGCCCGCGGGCCATCGAGATCCTGCGTCAGCTCTATGAGCCCTTTGTGCGCCAGGGAAACCCCATTTTGGTCATGGACGAGCGTTCGGCGGAGCTGACCAAGTACGCGGCCAACGCCTTTCTGGCCATGCGCATCTCCTTTATGAACGAAATCGCTCTTATATGCGAACGCGTGGGGGCCAACGTCGACTGGGTTCGCCGCGGCATCGGCACCGATAGCCGCATCGGCCCGCGTTTTCTATTCCCCGGTGTGGGTTACGGCGGCAGCTGTTTCCCCAAGGACGTCAAGGCGCTCATCCAGATGGCGCGCGCGCACGGCTATGAGTTTCGCATCCTCAAAGCCGTAGATGAGGTCAACCGCAGACAACGCGAGCACTTCCTGCAGCGCATTCTGGACTATCTGGGCGCCGATCTTAAGGGGCGCACGTTGGCCATTTGGGGGCTTGCGTTTAAGCCCAATACGGACGACATCCGAGAGGCCCCGGCCCTGTACTTTCTAGACCGGCTCCTAGAAGCCGGGGCCAGCCTGCGCGTCTACGATCCAGAGGCTATGCGCAATGTGCGCGCCCTCTACGGGGATCGGCTCTACTATGCGCGGCATCTTTATGATGCCGTCGAGGGGGCTGAGGCGCTCTTGATCCTAACGGAGTGGAACGAATTTCGGCGCCCGGATCTAGAGCGAGTTCGCGCCCTCTTGAGCCGACCGGTTATTTTCGACGGCCGAAACGTATACGATCCGGAGGCGATGCGCGCGCTGGGTTTTACGTACTTTAGCATCGGTCGCCCGACTGTGCTGCAACAGACGCCCGTCTCGGAGTCCTGA
- a CDS encoding flippase-like domain-containing protein — protein sequence MRRRYAINLALGFLVGGLFLWLALREVHWGALLEGIKRADYRWLPPLVLVALFSHLLRAWRWQMLLKPLGLRPHVGRAFASIMIGYMCSYAIPRIGEVVRAAHLARLERASFSAVLGTVAMERLLDVLVLLLALGSVLGLYVGRWPLLGGLWREPTVWLRAHWPLLLAIACGFALGVLLVWRWYRSGLRVGPLRRFLGAFGEGLRSVRALSNPAAFWASTALMWACYALMTYLPFHMFGLGRLDLLDAWVLMTLASVGVVLPSPGGTGTYHFFAQQTLMLLFSVDRNTATLYAVITHGAQLVAYVLIGWAALLWTGLPILPKSPAALAVREANP from the coding sequence ATGCGGCGGCGATACGCGATCAATCTTGCGCTTGGGTTCCTGGTGGGGGGACTGTTTTTGTGGCTGGCCCTGCGCGAGGTCCATTGGGGGGCGCTGCTTGAGGGGATCAAGCGGGCCGACTATCGCTGGCTGCCCCCGCTTGTGCTGGTGGCCCTCTTTAGCCACCTGCTTCGGGCCTGGCGTTGGCAAATGCTCCTGAAGCCTCTGGGTTTGCGTCCCCACGTAGGGCGCGCCTTTGCCAGCATTATGATCGGCTACATGTGCAGCTATGCTATTCCGCGCATCGGGGAGGTGGTCCGCGCCGCTCACCTGGCGCGTTTGGAGCGGGCCTCCTTTTCGGCCGTCTTGGGCACGGTCGCGATGGAGCGTCTGCTGGACGTGCTGGTGCTCCTTTTGGCCCTGGGTTCTGTTCTAGGCCTTTACGTAGGCCGATGGCCTCTTCTGGGGGGGCTGTGGCGGGAGCCCACGGTTTGGCTGAGGGCCCATTGGCCGCTACTGCTCGCCATCGCCTGCGGTTTTGCGCTGGGGGTCCTTCTTGTCTGGCGCTGGTACCGAAGCGGGCTTCGGGTAGGACCGCTTCGGCGTTTTCTAGGAGCCTTCGGCGAAGGGCTGCGCAGCGTGCGCGCCTTGTCGAATCCGGCTGCCTTCTGGGCAAGCACGGCTCTGATGTGGGCCTGCTATGCGCTGATGACTTATCTGCCCTTTCACATGTTCGGATTGGGGCGCCTCGATCTACTGGATGCCTGGGTGCTTATGACCCTGGCTTCCGTTGGGGTGGTGCTGCCCTCTCCGGGGGGAACGGGGACGTACCACTTTTTCGCCCAGCAGACGCTCATGCTGCTCTTCTCCGTGGATCGCAACACGGCCACTTTGTATGCCGTCATTACGCACGGGGCGCAGCTTGTCGCCTATGTGCTCATCGGGTGGGCGGCTTTGCTCTGGACGGGCCTGCCGATCTTGCCTAAATCTCCGGCCGCGTTGGCCGTGCGGGAGGCTAACCCATGA
- a CDS encoding outer membrane lipoprotein carrier protein LolA → MSLVWGFWLSLWLHQAPADPEARLEEFVRRWEGLPAAAGRFEQVFRAPGVSERTRISGRFFVSGERFRIEAGEQLFVGDGQAIWIYDRRARRALVLDYGSGSDLDWSVPALLRGRWRDRFRVREYAVASSPEGKPALRFRLEARTPGTSPAELWLWVERASGLPVRLELRDPAGEPVQIRLWAWQLDLALGPDRFRFVPPPGTELLDRRRR, encoded by the coding sequence GTGAGTCTCGTTTGGGGTTTCTGGCTATCGCTGTGGCTTCATCAGGCGCCCGCGGATCCCGAGGCGCGCCTTGAGGAGTTCGTTCGTCGCTGGGAGGGACTGCCTGCCGCGGCGGGCCGCTTCGAGCAGGTCTTTCGCGCTCCCGGGGTGTCCGAGAGGACCCGGATCTCAGGCCGCTTCTTCGTATCAGGGGAGCGCTTCCGCATTGAGGCGGGCGAGCAGCTCTTTGTGGGAGACGGACAGGCGATCTGGATCTACGACCGGCGCGCCCGGCGCGCGCTCGTGCTCGACTACGGCTCCGGATCCGACCTCGACTGGTCGGTGCCGGCTCTGCTGCGGGGTCGCTGGCGGGATCGGTTTCGGGTCCGCGAATACGCCGTCGCATCCTCCCCCGAGGGGAAGCCCGCGTTGCGGTTCCGCCTGGAGGCCCGCACGCCGGGGACTTCACCGGCAGAGCTTTGGCTTTGGGTTGAGCGGGCAAGCGGCCTGCCGGTGCGGCTTGAGCTGCGGGACCCGGCCGGGGAGCCCGTTCAAATCCGACTGTGGGCCTGGCAGCTTGACCTCGCCCTGGGCCCGGACCGGTTTCGCTTCGTCCCTCCGCCCGGAACGGAATTGCTCGACAGACGCAGGCGATGA